One Granulicella sp. 5B5 DNA window includes the following coding sequences:
- a CDS encoding PQQ-dependent sugar dehydrogenase, with protein MPKSLPLFALFALAAPLLAQQPLLTGQSAFTDWNQQSPGVRHKITLSDLPQPKPAEAVNNTAHIIPRPEGAWPQAPAGFKVTLYAGGDAKPMQRADNVEHMHLSGGTFTEPRLIRTAPNGDLFLADSGAGKIMVLRGVTPDGKAEHIETFASGLDHPFGIAFWPAHDPKWLYIGNATTVVRFPYHSGDLKATAAPETIVPDVPGYAQLTGGGHWTRDVIFRDGKLLISVGSGSNVDDADTHPREFHRADVLEYTPDGKFIEVYAHGIRNCVGEAVNPITDSLWCSTNERDNLGNHLVPDYVTSVPEGGFFGWPWYYMGGHEDPRLPQPCADGTGPNPQRTKPLTEDEAKNCKRADLSKQVRTPDVLVQPHMASLEMLFYPTIGDLEAREHHVQNGLHESRVPTSIFPEHFRGDAFAAEHGSWNRLNRAGYEVISIPMHDGHATGEYDDFLTGFVTKDGKVWGRPVGVTVGNDGSLFVTDDATRSVWRVAYVGK; from the coding sequence ATGCCGAAGTCCCTCCCCCTCTTCGCCCTCTTCGCCTTGGCCGCTCCACTGCTCGCGCAGCAGCCTCTGCTCACCGGCCAGTCCGCGTTCACGGACTGGAACCAGCAGTCCCCCGGCGTCCGCCACAAGATCACCCTCTCCGACCTCCCGCAACCCAAGCCAGCCGAGGCCGTCAACAACACCGCGCACATCATCCCGCGCCCTGAAGGCGCCTGGCCCCAGGCCCCCGCAGGCTTCAAGGTCACGCTCTACGCCGGTGGCGACGCCAAGCCCATGCAGCGCGCCGACAACGTCGAGCACATGCACCTCTCCGGCGGCACCTTCACCGAACCCCGCCTCATCCGCACCGCGCCCAACGGCGACCTCTTCCTCGCCGACTCCGGCGCCGGCAAGATCATGGTCCTCCGCGGCGTCACTCCCGACGGCAAGGCCGAGCACATCGAAACCTTCGCCTCCGGCCTCGACCACCCCTTCGGCATCGCCTTCTGGCCCGCGCACGACCCAAAGTGGCTCTACATCGGCAACGCCACCACCGTCGTCCGCTTCCCGTATCACTCCGGCGACCTCAAGGCCACGGCCGCGCCTGAGACCATCGTCCCCGACGTTCCCGGCTACGCGCAGCTCACCGGCGGCGGCCACTGGACCCGCGACGTCATCTTCCGTGACGGCAAGCTGCTCATCTCCGTCGGCTCCGGCTCCAACGTCGACGACGCCGACACCCACCCCCGCGAGTTCCACCGCGCAGACGTCCTCGAGTACACCCCCGACGGCAAGTTCATCGAGGTCTACGCCCACGGCATCCGCAACTGCGTCGGCGAGGCCGTCAACCCCATCACCGACTCTCTCTGGTGCTCCACCAACGAGCGCGACAACCTCGGCAACCACCTCGTCCCCGACTACGTCACCAGCGTCCCCGAAGGCGGCTTCTTCGGCTGGCCCTGGTACTACATGGGCGGCCACGAGGACCCGCGCTTACCCCAGCCCTGCGCCGACGGCACCGGCCCCAACCCGCAGCGCACCAAGCCCCTCACCGAGGACGAAGCTAAAAACTGCAAGCGCGCCGACCTGTCCAAACAGGTCCGCACACCTGACGTCCTCGTCCAGCCCCACATGGCCTCGCTTGAAATGCTCTTCTACCCAACCATCGGCGACCTCGAAGCCCGCGAGCACCACGTACAGAACGGTCTCCACGAGTCCCGCGTACCCACCTCCATCTTCCCCGAGCACTTCCGCGGCGACGCCTTCGCCGCCGAGCACGGCTCTTGGAACCGCCTCAACCGCGCCGGCTACGAGGTCATCTCCATCCCCATGCACGACGGCCACGCCACCGGCGAGTACGACGACTTCCTCACCGGCTTCGTCACCAAGGACGGCAAAGTCTGGGGCCGCCCCGTCGGCGTCACCGTCGGCAACGACGGCTCCCTCTTCGTCACCGACGACGCCACCCGCTCCGTCTGGCGCGTAGCCTACGTCGGCAAGTAA
- a CDS encoding TetR/AcrR family transcriptional regulator, producing the protein MPKKKLSPPPLARKPRADAQRNRERILEVAKEVFTRDGAAASLDDIVRQAGVGAGTLYRHFPTRDALIEAVYRSEVERLAAAEQRFAAKMPPLEALRAWMLLFIDHVAAKTLIIPAMDTVAGGSMRLIEGSRSLIHTAFVASVKRAVASGDLRSDTDPNDFVRALVGIFHTTALPGWEPSARRLVDILIAGSRAVSKRASTPSRVRRRASRKVREV; encoded by the coding sequence ATGCCGAAAAAGAAGCTTTCGCCACCTCCGCTCGCCCGCAAACCCCGCGCGGATGCGCAGCGCAACCGGGAGCGCATTCTGGAGGTCGCCAAGGAGGTTTTTACGCGCGACGGCGCTGCGGCCAGTCTGGACGATATCGTTCGCCAGGCGGGAGTGGGGGCGGGCACGCTCTATCGCCACTTTCCTACGCGCGATGCTCTTATCGAAGCTGTCTACCGCAGTGAGGTTGAAAGGCTCGCCGCCGCCGAGCAGCGCTTTGCCGCCAAGATGCCGCCGCTTGAGGCACTGCGCGCGTGGATGCTGTTGTTCATCGACCACGTCGCTGCCAAGACGCTCATTATTCCTGCGATGGATACTGTGGCCGGCGGTTCGATGCGACTGATCGAAGGCTCGCGCTCGCTCATCCATACTGCCTTTGTCGCCTCGGTGAAGCGTGCCGTCGCCAGTGGCGATCTTCGCTCCGACACCGATCCCAACGACTTCGTTCGTGCTCTCGTGGGGATCTTCCATACGACGGCTTTGCCTGGCTGGGAGCCGAGCGCTCGTCGCCTCGTCGATATTCTCATTGCTGGTTCGCGCGCGGTGTCGAAGCGCGCTTCTACCCCAAGCCGCGTGCGGCGAAGAGCTTCCCGCAAAGTGCGCGAAGTTTAA